In the genome of Diaphorobacter sp. HDW4A, the window AGTTGCGGCGTGCGATGAGAATCGATGCGCCGTTGTAGCGGGGCGCATTGAGTACGAAGTCGGGATTCGGCTTGCGGCTGGCCGGATCCTGACCGGGCTCGCCGTGGTCGAGGTAGCGCCACTCGTCGAACAGGTTCACGCCGAAGCCGGTCTTCTTGATCGACTTGAGAAACTGCTTGGGGATGATGGCGTCGGTGTCGACGTTCTCGCGGTCCATGGGAGCCACGAGGCCTTTGTGCACGGTGAATTTTTGCATCTGAACGGTCCTGAAATTCTGGCGGCACGCCAACCCGGCGTGCCGCTTGGCTTGGCCTTATTTGTCGGCTGCGCGCTCGAGCGCGCCGCCGGCGCGCTGAACGTCCTGTCCCACGCCCTTGACGGTGTTGCAACCGGCGAGGACGAAAGTGCTGATCAGGGCGATGGCGATGGCGAACTTGGTCATGTGAAATTTCTCCAAAAAATGGGTTGAGACTTCATATCATCACGCAAATTTGCGCACATCGACAAAATGTCCGTGGATCGCTGCTGCTGCGGCCATTGCCGGGCTCACCA includes:
- a CDS encoding entericidin A/B family lipoprotein codes for the protein MTKFAIAIALISTFVLAGCNTVKGVGQDVQRAGGALERAADK